From a region of the Rhodococcus sp. 4CII genome:
- a CDS encoding FAD-dependent oxidoreductase, producing MAYVITQACCNDASCVSACPVNCIHPTPEEREFAQTEMLHIDPETCIDCGACVDACPVDAIFPEDKLFGSLTRYKDINAEYYTTNPMPTGWIPLTPATPPRRDLGKLRVAVVGAGPAACYAAGELLERSDVEVEMFEKLPTPWGLVRAGVAPDHPGTKEVTRMFEWSLDRPNFEFHLNVEVGTHVTHDELLQNHHAVIYAVGASSDRRLGIPGEDLPGVHAATEFVAWYNGHPDYAQRTFDLSAKRAVIVGNGNVALDVARILTMNVDELERTDIADHALAALRRSNIEEVVLLGRRGPAQAAYSNPEFLALGDLDNVDVVIDEADLDLDPASEALLGDPATAMKVRLAREFAERAPRPGHKRIVFRYLTSPLEVAGAGRAEVLRYGRNELVVADSGAPTARPTGEEGALDTSLVLRSIGYRGNPVGGVAFDEKRGVIPNDRGRVTDRVYVTGWIKRGPSGVIGTNKACAKETVSALLADFEAGKLRGTVGTRKDVKKLIERRRPEQIGFAGWRAIDKAETGRGAGSGRPRVKMTDPAEMVSVARRRKRLFTR from the coding sequence ATGGCATATGTCATCACCCAGGCGTGCTGCAACGACGCGAGTTGCGTCTCCGCATGCCCCGTGAACTGCATTCATCCGACACCCGAGGAGCGGGAGTTCGCGCAGACCGAGATGCTGCACATCGACCCGGAAACCTGCATCGACTGCGGGGCGTGCGTCGATGCCTGCCCGGTCGACGCGATCTTCCCGGAAGACAAGCTCTTCGGGTCCCTCACCCGCTACAAGGACATCAACGCCGAGTACTACACGACCAACCCCATGCCGACCGGCTGGATCCCGCTCACACCCGCGACCCCGCCGCGGCGCGACCTCGGCAAGCTCCGCGTCGCCGTCGTCGGGGCCGGTCCGGCGGCCTGCTACGCCGCGGGTGAACTGCTCGAGCGTTCCGACGTCGAAGTCGAGATGTTCGAGAAGCTGCCGACCCCGTGGGGGCTCGTCCGCGCGGGTGTCGCCCCCGACCATCCCGGCACCAAGGAGGTGACGCGGATGTTCGAGTGGAGTCTCGACCGGCCGAACTTCGAATTCCACCTCAACGTCGAGGTCGGCACGCACGTCACGCACGACGAACTGCTCCAGAATCACCACGCCGTCATCTATGCCGTCGGGGCGTCGAGCGACCGCCGGCTGGGAATCCCCGGTGAGGATCTGCCGGGCGTGCACGCCGCCACCGAGTTCGTGGCCTGGTACAACGGCCACCCGGACTACGCGCAGCGGACGTTCGACCTGTCCGCGAAGCGCGCGGTGATCGTCGGCAACGGCAACGTCGCGCTCGACGTGGCGCGCATCCTCACGATGAACGTCGACGAACTGGAACGGACGGACATCGCCGATCACGCCCTCGCGGCGCTGCGGCGCAGCAACATCGAGGAGGTCGTGCTCCTCGGCCGGCGCGGGCCCGCGCAGGCGGCCTACAGCAACCCCGAGTTCCTCGCGCTCGGCGACCTGGACAACGTGGACGTCGTCATCGACGAGGCGGACCTCGATCTCGATCCGGCCAGTGAGGCGCTGCTGGGCGATCCGGCCACCGCGATGAAGGTCCGGCTGGCGCGGGAGTTCGCCGAGCGTGCCCCGCGTCCCGGTCACAAGCGCATCGTGTTTCGCTACCTGACGTCGCCGCTCGAGGTCGCCGGTGCCGGCAGGGCCGAGGTGCTGCGCTACGGACGCAACGAATTGGTGGTCGCCGACTCCGGCGCGCCGACGGCCCGGCCGACGGGCGAGGAGGGTGCCCTCGACACCTCGCTCGTGCTGCGCTCCATCGGGTACCGCGGTAATCCCGTCGGCGGTGTCGCGTTCGACGAGAAGCGTGGCGTCATCCCCAACGACCGCGGGCGCGTCACCGACCGCGTGTACGTGACCGGGTGGATCAAGCGTGGCCCCAGCGGTGTCATCGGCACCAACAAGGCCTGCGCCAAGGAGACGGTGTCCGCGCTGCTCGCCGATTTCGAGGCCGGCAAGCTCCGCGGCACCGTCGGCACCCGCAAGGACGTGAAGAAACTGATCGAGCGGCGCAGGCCGGAACAGATCGGGTTCGCGGGCTGGCGTGCGATCGACAAGGCGGAGACCGGACGCGGGGCGGGCTCGGGTCGGCCACGTGTCAAGATGACCGACCCCGCCGAGATGGTGTCCGTCGCCCGCCGACGGAAGCGGCTCTTCACTCGTTGA
- a CDS encoding LLM class flavin-dependent oxidoreductase produces the protein MQFGIFTVGDVTPDPTTGRTPTEHERIKAMTTIARHAEDVGLDVFATGEHHNPPFVPSSPTTMLGYLAAQTEKIILSTSTTLITTNDPVKIAEDYAMLQHLADGRVDLMMGRGNTAPVYPWFGQDIRQGIPLALEHYRLLRRLWDEDVVDWQGQFRTPLQGFTSTPRPLDGIAPFVWHGSIRSPEIAEIAAFHGDGFFANNIFWPKEHYIALINLYRERYEHYGHGRADQAIVGLGGQVFMRKNAKDVDEFRPYFDNAPVYGHGPSLEDFTDQTPLTVGTPEQVIEKTLTFADFFGDYQRQLFLVDHAGLPLKTVLEQLDLLGGEVVPVLRKEFAARRPAGVPDNPPTHASMKADREPVDAARQ, from the coding sequence ATGCAGTTCGGAATCTTCACCGTCGGCGACGTGACCCCCGATCCCACCACCGGCCGCACCCCCACCGAGCACGAGCGCATCAAGGCGATGACGACCATCGCCCGGCACGCGGAGGACGTCGGGCTCGACGTGTTCGCCACCGGCGAGCATCACAATCCGCCGTTCGTGCCGTCGTCCCCGACCACGATGCTCGGCTACCTCGCAGCGCAGACCGAGAAGATCATCCTGTCGACATCCACGACGCTGATCACCACCAACGATCCGGTGAAGATCGCCGAGGACTACGCGATGCTGCAGCACCTCGCGGACGGCCGGGTGGATCTCATGATGGGTCGCGGAAACACGGCCCCCGTCTACCCGTGGTTCGGCCAGGACATCCGGCAGGGCATTCCGCTGGCGCTCGAGCACTACCGGTTGCTCCGCCGGTTGTGGGACGAAGACGTCGTGGACTGGCAGGGACAGTTCCGCACCCCGTTGCAGGGATTCACGTCGACCCCGCGCCCGCTCGACGGCATCGCGCCCTTCGTGTGGCACGGATCGATCCGCAGCCCGGAGATCGCCGAGATCGCGGCATTCCACGGCGACGGGTTCTTCGCGAACAACATCTTCTGGCCCAAGGAGCACTACATCGCCCTGATCAACCTCTACCGCGAGCGGTACGAACACTATGGTCACGGCCGCGCGGACCAGGCGATCGTCGGACTGGGCGGGCAAGTCTTCATGCGGAAGAACGCGAAGGACGTCGACGAATTCCGGCCCTACTTCGACAACGCCCCCGTGTACGGTCACGGGCCGAGCCTCGAAGATTTCACCGACCAGACTCCGCTGACCGTCGGCACACCGGAGCAGGTGATCGAGAAAACCCTGACGTTCGCCGACTTCTTCGGCGACTACCAGCGGCAGTTGTTCCTCGTCGATCACGCGGGACTGCCGTTGAAGACGGTGCTCGAGCAGCTGGATCTGCTGGGCGGTGAGGTCGTGCCCGTGCTGCGCAAGGAATTCGCGGCCCGGCGACCTGCCGGCGTGCCGGACAACCCGCCGACGCACGCGTCGATGAAGGCCGACCGCGAGCCCGTCGATGCCGCCCGTCAGTAG
- a CDS encoding histidine phosphatase family protein produces MASHSSSRTRTLILMRHGKSAYPEGVSDHERPLAPRGRKQAGLAGDWLRSTQPPIDAVLCSTARRTRETLEATRVGAPTRFAAELYGGYPPEILLEIAQVEPSVRTLLVVGHVPGMPSTALDLAGNPDTGDANQMREKFPTSALAVLAVPCEWNELTSSAASLATFHVPR; encoded by the coding sequence ATGGCCTCGCACAGCTCGTCGCGCACCCGCACTCTCATCCTGATGCGCCACGGCAAATCGGCGTACCCGGAAGGGGTCTCCGATCACGAGCGGCCCCTGGCGCCGCGCGGACGAAAGCAGGCCGGGCTCGCCGGTGACTGGCTGCGGTCGACTCAGCCCCCGATCGACGCGGTGCTGTGTTCGACCGCTCGCCGCACCAGGGAGACGCTCGAGGCGACCCGGGTCGGTGCGCCCACCCGATTCGCCGCAGAGCTCTACGGCGGCTACCCGCCGGAGATCCTCCTCGAGATCGCGCAGGTGGAACCGTCGGTGCGCACGCTTCTCGTGGTGGGGCACGTTCCCGGCATGCCGTCGACGGCACTGGATCTGGCGGGCAACCCCGACACCGGAGACGCGAACCAGATGCGCGAGAAGTTCCCCACCTCCGCCCTCGCCGTTCTCGCGGTGCCGTGCGAGTGGAACGAACTCACCTCGAGCGCAGCGTCACTCGCCACGTTCCACGTGCCGCGGTAG
- a CDS encoding alcohol dehydrogenase catalytic domain-containing protein has protein sequence MRAVVVTELSGPAGMALRDVPELSADGLALIDVEASGVCFPDLLSCYGKHQLLPEPPFVPGARVAGVVLLARTGSRTM, from the coding sequence GTGCGCGCAGTGGTGGTGACGGAGCTGTCGGGGCCGGCCGGCATGGCCCTGCGCGACGTGCCCGAACTCTCCGCCGACGGTCTGGCCCTGATCGACGTCGAGGCGAGCGGTGTGTGCTTCCCCGACCTTCTGAGCTGCTACGGCAAGCATCAGCTCCTCCCCGAGCCGCCGTTCGTCCCCGGCGCCCGAGTCGCGGGTGTCGTTCTCTTGGCGCGTACGGGCAGTCGGACGATGTGA
- a CDS encoding acyl-[acyl-carrier-protein] thioesterase has protein sequence MALDRPLAARPARGGVFETSWPVRTGDIDAAKRLRLDGIARYLQDAGLDNLDAVDAADTHPLWIVRRTVIDVVRPAVWPERVHLRRWCSALSTRWTNMRVQIEGEAGALIETEGFWIHISGETGMPTRIDDGFIERLGESADEHRLKWKRWLVENAPAAEEDGIVDTEFVLRRTDIDPFDHVNNAVYWQAVEELLADHEHPGGGRLVDNPHRAVLEYLSPIVSTDQIVLRSRRDEQSLTVWFLVDDSLRAVAHVGPLAT, from the coding sequence TTGGCACTCGACCGACCCCTCGCCGCTCGCCCCGCCCGCGGTGGAGTCTTCGAAACCTCCTGGCCCGTCCGCACCGGCGACATCGACGCCGCGAAACGACTCCGCCTCGACGGGATCGCGCGCTACCTGCAGGACGCCGGCCTGGACAACCTCGACGCGGTGGACGCCGCCGACACCCACCCCCTCTGGATCGTCCGGCGCACCGTCATCGACGTCGTCCGACCCGCCGTGTGGCCCGAACGGGTGCATCTACGGCGCTGGTGTTCGGCGCTGTCGACCCGCTGGACCAACATGCGGGTCCAGATCGAGGGCGAGGCGGGCGCCCTGATCGAGACCGAGGGGTTCTGGATCCACATCAGCGGCGAAACCGGAATGCCCACCCGTATCGACGACGGGTTCATCGAACGGCTCGGGGAATCGGCGGACGAACACCGCCTCAAGTGGAAGCGGTGGCTCGTCGAGAACGCTCCCGCGGCCGAAGAGGACGGCATCGTCGACACCGAGTTCGTCCTGCGGCGCACCGATATCGACCCGTTCGACCACGTCAACAACGCCGTCTACTGGCAGGCGGTCGAGGAATTGCTCGCCGACCACGAGCATCCCGGCGGCGGCCGCCTCGTCGACAACCCCCACCGCGCGGTGCTCGAATACCTCTCCCCCATCGTGTCGACCGACCAGATCGTCCTGCGTTCGCGGCGGGACGAGCAGTCGCTGACCGTATGGTTCCTGGTCGACGACTCGTTGCGCGCCGTGGCCCACGTCGGGCCACTCGCAACCTGA
- a CDS encoding MarR family winged helix-turn-helix transcriptional regulator, with protein sequence MPDKSPDLLFELLNDFFTQLLSAGESESMDILIELDLTFSQVRMLFALSQHGEPLPINEVAERLRLSVAAAGRNVDQLVKLGLVVRREDERDRRVKRVSLSEAGHKVATQHVECKRDQLRRFAHRVPEIERTRLIEALQPILAGESLRELNQEIFG encoded by the coding sequence GTGCCCGACAAATCTCCTGATCTTCTCTTCGAACTTCTCAACGATTTCTTCACTCAACTGTTGAGCGCGGGAGAGTCGGAGTCGATGGACATCCTCATCGAGCTGGACCTGACGTTCTCACAGGTGCGCATGCTCTTCGCGCTCAGTCAGCACGGGGAGCCGCTTCCGATCAACGAGGTGGCCGAGCGGCTGCGGCTCTCGGTGGCCGCAGCGGGCCGGAACGTCGACCAGCTCGTGAAACTGGGTCTGGTCGTGCGCCGGGAGGACGAACGGGACCGGCGGGTCAAGCGAGTTTCCCTGTCGGAGGCAGGGCATAAGGTCGCAACCCAGCACGTCGAATGCAAGCGTGATCAGTTGCGACGGTTTGCGCACCGGGTACCGGAGATCGAGCGGACTCGGCTGATCGAGGCACTACAACCGATCCTCGCGGGGGAGTCCCTGCGAGAACTCAACCAGGAGATATTCGGATGA
- a CDS encoding MarR family winged helix-turn-helix transcriptional regulator: protein MPPVSRTERAAEAWEALFRAQVAVMRSLAADDVWDELSMREYDVLFTLGRAPGRRLRLHDLNREILLSQPSLSRLVERLVVAGLVARECDPGDRRGTVVALTDRGARQQQSVGRRHAASIRRHVGPALSDDELDTLTELCTKLRSAQD, encoded by the coding sequence ATGCCGCCCGTCAGTAGGACCGAACGGGCGGCCGAGGCGTGGGAGGCACTCTTCCGCGCCCAGGTCGCAGTGATGCGCAGCCTCGCCGCCGACGACGTGTGGGACGAGCTGAGCATGCGCGAGTACGACGTGCTGTTCACCCTCGGCCGGGCACCCGGACGCAGACTGCGCCTGCACGATCTCAATCGGGAGATCCTGCTCAGCCAGCCGTCGCTGAGCAGGCTCGTCGAACGCCTCGTCGTCGCCGGGCTCGTTGCCCGGGAGTGCGATCCCGGAGACCGCCGGGGGACCGTCGTCGCCCTGACGGATCGGGGTGCGCGGCAGCAGCAGTCCGTGGGACGCAGGCACGCGGCGAGCATCCGGAGGCACGTCGGCCCGGCACTGTCCGACGACGAACTCGACACGCTCACCGAGCTGTGCACGAAACTGCGCAGCGCACAGGACTGA
- a CDS encoding aldo/keto reductase codes for MITSTTLGKTGPRVGRLGLGAMGMSGMYGRTDDTESVATIHAALDAGIDLVDTGDFYGSGHNESLIGKALTGRRREDVTLSVKFGGLRGPGNTWGGVDTRPASIRNFLAYSMQRLGVDYIDIYRPARLDPDVPIEDTVGTIGELVEAGYVRHIGLSEVGPETLRRAASVHPIVDLQIEYSLISRGIEAEILPVCRELGIGVTAYGVLSRGLLSDSLRTDQTLAADDFRAHSPRFQGENLRQNLTLVDALAAVAARHGASVAQLAIAWVLAQGDDIVPVVGARTVARLAETLGALDVHPAAADLAAVTAAVPAAAVAGERYAPAQMAQLDSERAAVGS; via the coding sequence ATGATCACCAGCACCACGCTCGGCAAGACCGGTCCCCGCGTCGGCCGGCTCGGTCTCGGCGCCATGGGCATGTCCGGGATGTACGGCAGGACGGACGATACGGAGTCCGTCGCCACCATCCACGCAGCCCTCGACGCCGGGATCGACCTCGTCGATACCGGGGACTTCTACGGATCGGGCCACAACGAATCCCTGATCGGCAAGGCCCTCACCGGTCGCCGGCGCGAGGACGTGACCCTCAGCGTCAAGTTCGGCGGACTTCGCGGTCCCGGCAACACGTGGGGCGGAGTCGACACCCGTCCCGCGTCGATCCGGAACTTCCTCGCGTACTCGATGCAGCGTCTCGGCGTCGACTACATCGACATCTATCGTCCGGCCCGGCTCGACCCCGACGTCCCGATCGAGGACACCGTCGGAACGATCGGCGAGCTCGTGGAGGCCGGGTACGTTCGTCACATCGGCCTGTCGGAGGTGGGTCCCGAAACCCTCCGGCGCGCGGCATCGGTGCACCCGATCGTGGACCTTCAGATCGAGTATTCGCTGATCTCCCGGGGCATCGAGGCCGAGATCCTGCCGGTCTGCCGGGAACTCGGGATCGGCGTCACCGCGTACGGCGTGCTGTCCCGCGGCCTGCTCAGCGACTCGTTGCGCACCGATCAGACCCTCGCCGCCGACGACTTCCGCGCGCACAGCCCCCGGTTCCAGGGCGAGAATCTCCGACAGAACCTGACCCTGGTCGACGCGCTCGCCGCCGTGGCCGCCCGGCACGGAGCGAGCGTCGCGCAGCTGGCCATCGCGTGGGTGCTCGCCCAGGGTGACGACATCGTGCCCGTCGTCGGGGCACGCACCGTCGCCCGCCTCGCGGAGACGCTCGGCGCACTGGATGTCCACCCGGCCGCCGCCGATCTCGCCGCGGTCACTGCTGCGGTCCCGGCCGCCGCCGTCGCCGGGGAACGCTACGCGCCGGCGCAGATGGCTCAGCTCGACAGCGAACGCGCGGCCGTGGGGAGCTAG
- a CDS encoding helix-turn-helix transcriptional regulator — MDRSELADFLRRRREQLVPADVGLPPGVRRRTPGLRRDEVAMLAGMSTDYYTRLEQARGPHPSTQVLASIARALRLTDDQRDHLYLLSGQVPPMRAAGNKHVGPGLLHLLDKLDDTPGCVISDLGEVLIQNRMHMILFGDASRYSGLDRYVTWRWFVHPDERHMFPADDHDRLAGHHVADLRATAARRAGDADVTDLVGRLYESSTEFVALWDRHDVAVRRSDTKSVLHGEVGRIDLVCETLLTQGAYQHLLVYMPQPGSDARAKLDLLRVIGTQQMV; from the coding sequence ATGGACCGCTCCGAGTTGGCAGATTTCCTCCGGCGTCGCAGGGAACAGCTGGTTCCGGCCGACGTCGGACTGCCGCCGGGTGTGCGGCGCCGCACGCCCGGACTGCGGCGCGACGAGGTGGCGATGCTCGCGGGAATGTCCACCGACTACTACACGCGCCTCGAGCAGGCACGTGGACCGCACCCGTCGACGCAGGTTCTGGCGTCGATCGCGCGTGCGCTGAGGCTCACCGACGATCAGCGTGACCATCTGTACCTGTTGTCGGGTCAGGTTCCGCCCATGCGGGCGGCGGGCAACAAGCACGTCGGGCCGGGGTTGCTGCATCTGCTCGACAAGCTCGACGACACCCCGGGCTGCGTCATCTCCGACCTCGGGGAGGTGCTGATCCAGAACCGGATGCACATGATCCTGTTCGGCGACGCGTCCCGGTATTCCGGTCTCGACCGGTACGTGACGTGGCGGTGGTTCGTGCACCCCGACGAGCGGCACATGTTTCCGGCGGACGATCACGACCGTCTCGCCGGACATCACGTCGCGGACCTGCGCGCGACTGCGGCTCGGCGCGCGGGCGACGCCGACGTCACGGACCTGGTGGGCCGGCTGTACGAGTCGAGCACCGAGTTCGTCGCCCTGTGGGACCGGCACGACGTGGCGGTCCGCCGGTCCGACACGAAGAGCGTTCTCCACGGCGAGGTCGGGCGCATCGACCTCGTCTGCGAGACGCTGCTGACCCAGGGGGCCTATCAGCATCTGCTCGTGTACATGCCGCAGCCGGGCTCGGATGCCCGGGCGAAGCTCGACCTGCTGCGGGTGATCGGCACCCAGCAGATGGTCTGA
- a CDS encoding DHA2 family efflux MFS transporter permease subunit produces MTSPTAANAAPDKLDGTVLKIASVVVLGAIMSILDVTVVSVALPTFATEFDTTYATVAWTMTAYTLALATVIPVTGWAADRFGTKRLYMTALVLFVLGSVLCSFAWDITSLIGFRVLQGLGGGMLMPLGMTIMTKAAGPDRVGRVMAVLGIPMLLGPIGGPILGGWLIEAASWHWIFLINVPIGIIALTAAFIILPSDKPSPSESFDFLGMLLLSPGLALFLFGVSSIPEVGTVASARVLVSGAIGLALIIAFVFHALRKDHPLIDLHLFKNRQLTVAVITTSLFIVAFMGAGLLFPSYFIQVGGHTTLAAGLLMAPQGIGAMLTMPVAGRLVDKMGPGKIVLTGLPLILIGIGVFTQVASDSPTWLLMGALFVMGMGMGCTMMPLMTAAIVTLSNEQVARGSTLMNIVQQASGSIGTAVMSVVLTNQLLDRGLDSQTVAMQHVPEVAAQEPPGMVDQVLSQAADAFGNTFLVAAVLIALTFIPAFLLPRKKSVNPHLEAEGAPTVMMH; encoded by the coding sequence ATGACATCGCCGACCGCCGCGAACGCGGCGCCCGACAAGCTCGACGGCACGGTCCTCAAGATCGCGTCCGTGGTGGTGCTCGGTGCCATCATGTCGATCCTCGACGTGACCGTCGTCAGCGTCGCGTTGCCGACGTTCGCCACGGAATTCGACACCACGTACGCCACGGTCGCGTGGACGATGACCGCGTACACCCTCGCGCTGGCCACCGTCATTCCCGTCACCGGGTGGGCGGCCGACCGGTTCGGCACCAAGCGCCTCTACATGACGGCACTCGTCCTGTTCGTGCTCGGCTCGGTGCTGTGCAGCTTCGCCTGGGACATCACCTCGCTGATCGGCTTCCGCGTCCTTCAGGGGCTCGGCGGCGGCATGCTGATGCCGCTCGGCATGACGATCATGACGAAGGCCGCGGGCCCCGACCGCGTCGGCCGGGTCATGGCGGTGCTGGGTATCCCCATGCTGCTCGGCCCCATCGGTGGTCCGATCCTCGGCGGCTGGCTGATCGAGGCAGCGAGCTGGCACTGGATCTTCCTGATCAACGTGCCCATCGGCATCATCGCCCTCACCGCTGCATTCATCATCCTGCCGTCCGACAAGCCCTCGCCCTCCGAGTCCTTCGACTTCCTCGGCATGCTGCTGCTCTCGCCCGGCCTGGCGCTGTTCCTGTTCGGTGTCTCGTCCATTCCTGAGGTGGGCACTGTCGCGTCCGCTCGCGTGCTCGTGTCGGGTGCGATCGGTCTGGCGCTGATCATCGCGTTCGTCTTCCACGCATTGCGTAAGGATCACCCGCTGATCGACCTGCATCTGTTCAAGAACCGGCAGCTGACGGTCGCGGTCATCACGACTTCGCTGTTCATCGTCGCGTTCATGGGTGCCGGTCTGCTGTTCCCCAGCTACTTCATCCAGGTCGGTGGGCACACAACGCTCGCTGCCGGTCTGCTGATGGCTCCGCAGGGTATCGGTGCGATGCTGACCATGCCCGTAGCGGGACGTCTCGTCGACAAAATGGGCCCCGGCAAGATCGTGCTGACGGGTCTGCCGCTGATCCTGATCGGCATCGGCGTCTTCACGCAGGTCGCGTCGGATTCGCCGACGTGGCTGCTGATGGGTGCCCTGTTCGTGATGGGCATGGGCATGGGCTGCACGATGATGCCGCTGATGACCGCGGCGATCGTGACGCTCTCCAACGAGCAGGTCGCGCGGGGTTCGACCCTGATGAACATCGTCCAGCAGGCCTCGGGCTCGATCGGTACGGCGGTCATGTCGGTGGTGCTCACCAACCAGCTGCTCGATCGCGGTCTCGACAGCCAGACCGTCGCGATGCAGCATGTGCCCGAGGTCGCTGCGCAGGAGCCTCCCGGAATGGTGGACCAGGTCCTGAGTCAGGCCGCCGATGCCTTCGGCAACACGTTCCTGGTTGCCGCCGTGCTGATCGCGTTGACATTCATCCCGGCGTTCCTGCTGCCGCGGAAGAAGTCGGTCAACCCGCACCTCGAGGCCGAAGGGGCCCCGACGGTCATGATGCACTGA
- a CDS encoding M23 family metallopeptidase: protein MARSRFAVALLVAVVVGAATSCSASDTPQSETTSPAAPATSTGPAVLTPVVADVVAAPIPVTGSDGLVHLAYELRLTNTGSQPATIASFQVTGDGRTLVDLSGDALMPWFQALGGGPKTGTVLAPGQQGLVWIDATVNRPDDVPGSLGHVLTVDFPQATSLVPGRLTENVANTKVDTREAVRIRSPLDGPRWLDGTGCCTVSAHRAAVLPINGEMLTAERFAIDFVQLDEQGRIFVGDKTQLSSYEYYGAPVRAVSDGKVIAVVGDLSEQVPGASPQGLPLDQYGGNHVVQDIGNGRFAFYAHLQPGSVDDISVGQDLRAGDQVGLLGNSGNTDAPHLHFHVMDGPDPLASNGVPFEFDSFQLDARMTGDSVDAATAGAPVVDEPGAQTGERTDAMPLYLDVVTFPGG, encoded by the coding sequence ATGGCCCGGTCGAGGTTCGCCGTCGCACTCCTGGTCGCCGTCGTCGTGGGGGCCGCGACCTCCTGTTCGGCCTCGGACACCCCGCAGAGCGAGACGACGTCGCCGGCGGCGCCTGCCACGTCCACCGGTCCCGCCGTCCTCACACCGGTGGTCGCCGATGTGGTGGCGGCACCGATACCGGTGACCGGCAGCGACGGGCTCGTGCACCTGGCCTACGAATTGCGGCTGACGAACACCGGTTCGCAGCCCGCGACGATCGCCTCGTTCCAGGTGACGGGCGACGGACGAACCCTCGTGGACCTGAGCGGCGACGCGCTGATGCCCTGGTTCCAGGCGCTCGGCGGCGGCCCGAAGACCGGCACCGTCCTCGCCCCCGGACAGCAGGGGCTGGTGTGGATCGACGCGACGGTGAACAGGCCGGACGACGTACCCGGCAGCCTCGGACATGTCCTGACCGTGGACTTCCCGCAGGCGACGTCGCTGGTGCCTGGGCGGCTCACCGAGAACGTCGCGAACACGAAGGTCGACACCCGGGAGGCGGTCCGGATCCGCTCACCGCTCGACGGTCCACGCTGGCTCGACGGCACCGGGTGCTGCACGGTCAGCGCGCACCGTGCGGCCGTGCTGCCGATCAACGGCGAGATGCTGACTGCCGAGCGGTTCGCCATCGACTTCGTCCAACTCGACGAGCAGGGGCGGATCTTCGTCGGCGACAAGACTCAGCTGTCGAGCTACGAGTATTACGGCGCACCGGTGCGCGCCGTGTCGGACGGCAAGGTGATCGCGGTCGTGGGCGATCTGTCCGAACAGGTTCCGGGTGCCAGTCCGCAGGGACTGCCCCTCGACCAGTACGGCGGAAACCACGTCGTCCAGGACATCGGGAACGGGCGGTTCGCGTTCTACGCGCACCTGCAGCCCGGCAGCGTGGACGACATCAGCGTCGGCCAGGACCTCCGGGCGGGAGACCAGGTCGGGTTGCTGGGCAACAGCGGGAACACGGATGCGCCGCATCTACACTTCCACGTGATGGACGGTCCGGACCCCCTGGCGTCGAACGGGGTGCCGTTCGAGTTCGACAGCTTCCAACTCGACGCACGGATGACGGGGGACAGCGTCGACGCCGCCACTGCCGGTGCTCCCGTCGTCGACGAGCCCGGAGCGCAGACCGGTGAGCGTACCGACGCGATGCCGCTCTACCTCGACGTCGTGACCTTCCCGGGCGGCTGA